The following is a genomic window from Neisseria zalophi.
CTTTAGGCAATGCCTCTGTAAGCAAGTTTTCAGATGGAGAGGTCGCCATAGAGCTTTTGGAAAATGTACGCGGGCGTGATGTGTTTATTTTGCAACCGACTTGCGCGCCGACAAATGATAATTTGATGGAAATTCTCACGATGGCTGACGCACTCAAGCGTGCATCAGCAGGTCGTATTACTGCGGCAATTCCATATTTTGGATATGCCCGTCAGGATCGCCGCCCACGTTCGGTGCGGGTTCCGATTTCTGCTAAATTGGTTGCTAATATGTTGTATTCGGCAGGTATCGACCGCGTTTTAACTGTTGATTTGCATGCCGACCAAATTCAAGGTTTTTTTGACATCCCTGTTGATAATATTTATGCAACACCGATTTTAATTAACGATATTCAGCGCCAGCGCCATGAAAATCTAACTGTAGTCAGCCCCGATATCGGTGGTGTGGTGCGTGCTCGTGCAGTTGCTAAAATGCTAAATTCAGATTTAGCTATTATCGATAAGCGCCGGCCTAAGGCCAATGTTGCAGAAGTGATGAATATTATTGGTGATATTCAAGATCGTACTTGTCTTATTGTTGATGATATGATCGATACGGCTAATACTTTGTGCAAAGCTGCATCAGCTTTGAAAGAGCGGGGTGCTTCACGCGTTTTGGCTTATGCCACTCATCCGGTATTTTCCGGTGAGGCTGTTTCACGTATTGCTTCTTCTGATATTGATCAGATTGTGGTTACCGATACAATACCACTATCTGAAGCTGCTCAGAATTGTGAACGTATCCGTCAGGTTACTATTGCAGGATTGTTGGCTGAAACTGTACGTCGTATCAGCAATGAAGAATCTGTCTCATATCTTTTCAATGAAGATGTGTTGACAACAGGCAGTGTTTTTCTGCCTTAATACCATGCTGTCTTGAGCTGGTCGCGGCAAAGACAGCGCTTTTTCTTTATATTTGGAGTATTTTATTATGTCATACGAAATTCAAGCTACTTCCCGTGATGCACAGGGCACTGGTGCGAGCCGCCGCCTGCGTCGGGAAGGACAAATTCCGGCAGTATTGTATGGTGAAGGCCAAGAGCCCACTACAATTGCTGTTGATCACAAAACCATGTATTACGCATTGGAAAAAGAATCTTTCCACACTGCATTGATTAAACTGACTTTAAATGGCAAAACACAAGATGTGATTGTACGCGATTTTCAAATGCATCCATACCGCCAACAAGTTCAGCATATTGATTTTCAAGTAGTTGATGCCAATAAACCATTGCGCATTAAAGTGCCTCTTCATATTGTTAATGCAGAGACTTCACAAGCTGTTAAATTACAAGGCGGTCGAGTTTCTTTGTTGAATACAACAGTTGAGGTTGTTGCATTGCCTAAAGATATTCCTGCAGCTTTGCAGTTGGATTGTGGTAATGTTGTAGCCGGCGATATTTTGCATTTGTCTGATATCAAATTCCCAGAAGGTGTGCAAAGTGTTGCTTTGAAACGTCAATCAGATTTGGCCGTTGCTACTGTTACCGGCAAAAAACGTTAATGTTTAAATGTATTTAAAAAACTAAACCGCATCTTATTTGGGTGCGGTTTAGTTTTTTTCAAAATATTATTTAATGATGAAATAAGTTAAAAAAATATAAATATAATGAAAATGGTTTTTACTTGATATTTTTTAAGTAATTGTTTAAAATAAAAAAATATCTATTTGGCAAGTAAATTAAGTATTTTTGTGTGAAAATATTTGTGATTTTAAATTTAGCTTAGAGATGCATTATATTGAGTACTGTGGTTATTATTTTTATGGTAATCAATGCTCTATTCTTTTGGTTTCTTATATCTACCTTTTGTCACTGAATTGTACTGAGATATTATAGATAATGTTATGCTGCTAGAATTAGTAAGGAAATTTAAAATTAAAACTTATATAATTAATAAGCTGCTGCAAATACATAATATATTCATAAACATTACGATTAAACTGTGAAAATGAACAATAGTTTCCCTAATTCTTTTTTGAGCAACCGATTGAAAATATATTCGATCGGTTTGATGTTGTTTTCTTTAAATATACATCCTGTTCATGCTCAAAGTCTAAAAGAAATTCTGAGGCAGTCTTTGGTTAATGATCCTGTTTTAAGGGAAGCAAAAGCAACGGAAAATGCTGCTAAAAGTACAACTAAAGCGACACGTGCCGGACATTACCCTGTTTTAGCGTTAACGGGTACACAGTTTCTTTCTCAAAGTCATAAGTATGACAGTAATGATAGAGATAATGGTTTTGGGGTTCGAGGAAGTTTAAATGTTTATTCTTGGGGCGGCATTAATGCGGCTATTAGAAGGGATAAAAATAAAGAAATATATTATGGTCACAAATATTTTGAAACGCAAGAGCAGTTGGGCGGTGATATTGGTAAGCTGTATTTAACTGCGTTACGTGCGAAAGAATCCATAGAAGTTAGTCGGGAAAGTTTTGAAAGACATAATAACCTATTGAAAGACTTAACTGTTATTGTTAAATATGATGGCGGTCGCCGCTCAGAGCTAATTGAGGCGCGATCCCGTCAATTACAAGTTGCAACTGCTATGGCACAGTTTCAAAGAACAATGGAACTGGCGCTCAGCCGCTTATCAAAATATACAGGTAAGCCTGTATCCCCCAAAGATTTAGAAGACCCTTTCCCCTCTGATTCATCTATATCATTAATTGAAAAGTATAAATTACAAAACAAAGGGCTAAATCCTTCTTATTTAGCACAAAAAGCGGAAAGAGAAAGTGTTAAAGCTGAGCTTGATGTAACAAAAGCGGCAAGGTTACCTGCTATTAATTTGGAGGGTGTTGCAACCAAGGATACTAAAGAGCTTTATTTAAATCTTTCCTGGAATGTATTAGATATGGCTTCGCGGCATAATGTGGAAAAAAATGCCCAAGCTTTAATTGCAGCTGATTCTAAATCCGAACAGATTTTGCGTGAGGTCGAAGAGAAAGCACGTACAGCTGAAATAGATATGGCTCGTAGTAAACAACGTATAGAGATTACGGCTCAACATATTGCAGCACAAAAAGAAGTCGTTAAAAACTATGAGCTACAATTCAAAATAGCCAGACGTACATTAACCGATGTATTAGGTTCATACAATGAATTGGCGGGAATAGAGCAAGAAAATATTAATGCTCGTAATGACTTTAGAGATGCTGCTTTGGAATATTTAGTTTCACAATCGCAAATTGCCAATTGGGCAGGTGTGAATCATTAAGAACAAAAAAATCAATAAATTACTTTACTTGAAAACATTATTATGAAATCTATTATAGAACACATTGCGTTAGCAACCCGCCTACTTGGCGTGCCTGTTTCTGAGGCGGCGCTTTCTGCTGAAGTTGTACGGGATAAAAAGCTAAACGTTAATTTTCATTCACTATCCGAAGTTTTGAAAAGCCATGGTTTTGAAAATACGCTTTCGAAACGTAGCTTGCAGGATATTCCTTCATTAGCTGTTCCTGTTGTGGTGATATTGCATAATGAAGAAGCTGCTGTAGTGACTAAAATAGAAGGCAGTGGTTTAGAGAGAAAATATCATGTACGTCAAGCTGATGGCCTGTCTCAAGTATTGGATCATGAACAATTAATGATTTTGTACTTGGGTTATTGTTGGTTTATTAAACCGAAAATGGTTTCAGATATGCGTTCAGAGTTGCCTGAATACCATTTGCCGAAATCATGGTTTTGGAAAGTTATCTGGCGTTTTAGAAGTTATTATTATCAAGTTATCTTAGCTACCTTTATTATCAACTTCTTGGCATTGGTTAGTTCATTATATGTCATGAATGTTTATGACAGAGTTATCCCTAATCAGGCTTATGAAACTTTGTGGGTGTTGAGTATCGGCGTGATATTAGCCATTTCTTTTGAATTTGCTGCTAAATTGATTCGTGGTCATTTAACTGATATTGCAGGTAAAAAAGCCGATTTGATTATTAGCTCTGCCTTGTTTCGTCGTGTGATGGCATTGCGTTTGGCTGATCGTCCTGCATCTGCCGGTTCGTATGCTAATAATTTACGTGAATTCGAATCGGTGCGCGAGTTTATGACGAGCGCAAGTTTATTAACGTTGGTTGATTTACCTTTCCTATTATTATTTATTACCGTTATTGCTATTGTTGGTGGAAAGTTGGCATTGGTTCCATTAACGATTATTCCCATTGTCGCCATCGTCGGATTATTGGTTCAACGCCCTTTATCACGGCATATTAATGAGTCAATGAAAGAGTCTTCCCAACGTTCCGGTTTGGCAGTAGAGGCGATTGAAGGGATTGAAACGTTAAAAACCAATAATGCGACTTCTTGGGCACAACAACGTTGGGATGAATATACTGCTAAAACTTCTGCATCTTCTATTAAAGTGAAAGATACCAGTAACTTTATGGTGAATTTCGCAACAGGTATGCAACAGCTTAATACGGTATTTTTGGTTTTGTTGGGCACTTATTTAATTCATGCAGACAATCCTGCAGAACGTATTACTATGGGTGCGCTGATTGCATCGGTCATTCTATCAGGTAGGGCATTAGCACCGTTGGCTCAGATAGCTGGGTTGGCAACGCGCTTTCAACAAGCCAAATTGGCTTTGGAAGGTGTCAATAATATTGTGGAACGACCCATCGAAAGAAGCCCTGAACGTCAATATATTACGTTAGATCATGTTCAAGGCAATATTACCTTTGAAAATGTATCTTTCAAATATCAAGAAGAGGGTAATGCTGCTGTTACCGATTTACGTTTGAATATTCGACCCGGGGAAAAAATAGGTATTTTAGGACGTATCGGCAGTGGTAAAAGCACCATGTTGAAACTGGCTAGCGGTTTATATGATACCGCCAAAGGCAGCGTGATGTTGGATGGCGTCGATATGAGACAGATTGATCCGAATTTCCTGCGTAATCAAGTTGTATTGTTAAGCCAGTCACCACGTTTATTTTTGGGAACGCTGCGTGAAAATATGGATTTGGCGCGTACTGATGGTTATTCTACCGATCAGGATTTATTGGTAGCCTTAAGACGTTTCGGGCTTGACCGTATTATCCGCAGCCATCCGCGTGGTTTGGATATGCCCTTAGGGGAAGATGGTTTGGGATTGTCCGGCGGACAAAAACAGATTATCGCATTGGCTCGTATGACCTTAAGAGATCCGAAAGTTGTCTTGTTGGATGAGCCGACTACAGGGTTAGATCAGGCAACTGAACGTATGGCATTAAATTCTGTAGCAGAATGGGCGAAAG
Proteins encoded in this region:
- a CDS encoding 50S ribosomal protein L25/general stress protein Ctc; translated protein: MSYEIQATSRDAQGTGASRRLRREGQIPAVLYGEGQEPTTIAVDHKTMYYALEKESFHTALIKLTLNGKTQDVIVRDFQMHPYRQQVQHIDFQVVDANKPLRIKVPLHIVNAETSQAVKLQGGRVSLLNTTVEVVALPKDIPAALQLDCGNVVAGDILHLSDIKFPEGVQSVALKRQSDLAVATVTGKKR
- a CDS encoding TolC family protein codes for the protein MLFSLNIHPVHAQSLKEILRQSLVNDPVLREAKATENAAKSTTKATRAGHYPVLALTGTQFLSQSHKYDSNDRDNGFGVRGSLNVYSWGGINAAIRRDKNKEIYYGHKYFETQEQLGGDIGKLYLTALRAKESIEVSRESFERHNNLLKDLTVIVKYDGGRRSELIEARSRQLQVATAMAQFQRTMELALSRLSKYTGKPVSPKDLEDPFPSDSSISLIEKYKLQNKGLNPSYLAQKAERESVKAELDVTKAARLPAINLEGVATKDTKELYLNLSWNVLDMASRHNVEKNAQALIAADSKSEQILREVEEKARTAEIDMARSKQRIEITAQHIAAQKEVVKNYELQFKIARRTLTDVLGSYNELAGIEQENINARNDFRDAALEYLVSQSQIANWAGVNH
- a CDS encoding ribose-phosphate pyrophosphokinase encodes the protein MAAYDSLMVFTGNANPDLAEKVVKHLDISLGNASVSKFSDGEVAIELLENVRGRDVFILQPTCAPTNDNLMEILTMADALKRASAGRITAAIPYFGYARQDRRPRSVRVPISAKLVANMLYSAGIDRVLTVDLHADQIQGFFDIPVDNIYATPILINDIQRQRHENLTVVSPDIGGVVRARAVAKMLNSDLAIIDKRRPKANVAEVMNIIGDIQDRTCLIVDDMIDTANTLCKAASALKERGASRVLAYATHPVFSGEAVSRIASSDIDQIVVTDTIPLSEAAQNCERIRQVTIAGLLAETVRRISNEESVSYLFNEDVLTTGSVFLP
- a CDS encoding type I secretion system permease/ATPase, with translation MKSIIEHIALATRLLGVPVSEAALSAEVVRDKKLNVNFHSLSEVLKSHGFENTLSKRSLQDIPSLAVPVVVILHNEEAAVVTKIEGSGLERKYHVRQADGLSQVLDHEQLMILYLGYCWFIKPKMVSDMRSELPEYHLPKSWFWKVIWRFRSYYYQVILATFIINFLALVSSLYVMNVYDRVIPNQAYETLWVLSIGVILAISFEFAAKLIRGHLTDIAGKKADLIISSALFRRVMALRLADRPASAGSYANNLREFESVREFMTSASLLTLVDLPFLLLFITVIAIVGGKLALVPLTIIPIVAIVGLLVQRPLSRHINESMKESSQRSGLAVEAIEGIETLKTNNATSWAQQRWDEYTAKTSASSIKVKDTSNFMVNFATGMQQLNTVFLVLLGTYLIHADNPAERITMGALIASVILSGRALAPLAQIAGLATRFQQAKLALEGVNNIVERPIERSPERQYITLDHVQGNITFENVSFKYQEEGNAAVTDLRLNIRPGEKIGILGRIGSGKSTMLKLASGLYDTAKGSVMLDGVDMRQIDPNFLRNQVVLLSQSPRLFLGTLRENMDLARTDGYSTDQDLLVALRRFGLDRIIRSHPRGLDMPLGEDGLGLSGGQKQIIALARMTLRDPKVVLLDEPTTGLDQATERMALNSVAEWAKDRTMVVVTHRPQVLQIVNRIIVMDNGKVVMDGPRDLVLQKLMQSEKKDSPQLETAA